In a genomic window of Sardina pilchardus chromosome 20, fSarPil1.1, whole genome shotgun sequence:
- the LOC134067601 gene encoding ensconsin-like isoform X1, with product MPASCASLPATMKRSVCSPDLSLIKDEKEEGIAEKDKKRRGSGVDSKPKPARKRVEPPQPQIQNKARDAAEHAQKVDERLRLARERREQQQKQLASREQGWLAREERAKRHYEKHLEERRRKLEEQRVKEERRRMAVEEKRRQRLNEERERYEQVVKRTMEKSQKAKQRLSQLSRRAKLNANKAPRCRPLTEWEKDLVRRLQTPTIAQLARSRSVGASEADAVLHCCRRSASCHQVRSSSAHKVESSDASTLRKTPAIKPHNVTHRKSTKPEQCKQKSVSPVQKRNSPKTPKTPKTQIQAVSSVRPSPPPDPPPDRPVIRAVSRRPAPQLEGLLPPLPEEEPDPGPQWDTPPQDGVSFGGDMVDGGPQQQRMEESRLDTPPPSPNKYPAPPVQPGCGSQSVQPPPAASSNCSRSSAGTTDPEEASRMLAEKRRQAREQREEKRREQFERQALEELARRQAEENARLQAEAHLRLEEERKREEEEQKQMEEKKRREEEQKQIEEENARRLQRQREEEEARQKEMEMKRQRDQHFQKEEEARQERKKRLEEIMKRTRKADSSERKPAPASTAVIEPQPKENTEPMGNHREDVILLSGPSQPNKLDLDPREDVVPSVTFKERRSLRTLTGLDHIQSQQRAEVI from the exons ATGCCAGCGTCCTGTGCCAGCCTGCCAGCAACCATGAAGCGGAGCGTTTGTTCCCCCGATCTCTCCCTCATCAAGGatgagaaagaagaggggattGCCGAAAAAgacaagaagaggagag GATCTGGGGTGGATTCAAAGCCAAAACCAGCGAGAAAAAGAGTTgaaccaccacaaccacaaatTCAGAACAAGGCCAGAGATGCAGCAG AACATGCTCAGAAGGTCGATGAGAGACTGCGTCTGGCTCGAGAGCGCAGGGAGCAACAGCAGAAGCAGCTTG CCTCACGGGAGCAGGGGTGGCTGGCCAGGGAGGAGCGTGCCAAACGCCACTATGAGAAGCACCTGGAGGAGCGCCGGCGGAAGCTGGAGGAGCAGCgggtgaaggaggagaggaggaggatggctgtagaggagaagaggaggcagaggcTCAATGAGGAGAGG GAGCGCTACGAACAGGTGGTGAAGAGGACCATGGAGAAGAGCCAAAAGGCTAAGCAAAGACTCAGCCAGCTCTCCAGACGGGCAAAGCTCAATGCCAACAAGG CTCCCCGCTGTCGGCCTCTGACTGAGTGGGAAAAGGACCTGGTCAGGCGGCTGCAGACCCCCACCATTGCCCAGCTGGCGCGCAGCAGGAGTGTGGGCGCGTCAGAAGCAGACGCAG TTCTTCATTGTTGTCGTCGTTCAGCCTCATGTCACCAGGTGCGCTCCAGCTCTGCTCATAAGGTGGAGTCATCTGACGCCAGCACCCTCCGCAAAACACCAGCAATTAAACCCCATAACGTTACACATCGTAAAAGCACAAAGCCAGAACAG TGCAAACAGAAATCAGTGAGCCCGGTTCAGAAGAGAAATTCCCCGAAGACTCCGAAGACTCCGAAGACTCAGATTCAGGCTGTCTCATCAGTGAGACCGAGTCCACCCCCAGATCCCCCACCTGACAG GCCTGTTATCCGTGCGGTGAGCAGACGCCCTGCTCCACAGCTGGAGGGGCTTCTTCCACCTCTCCCAGAGGAGGAGCCAGACCCTGGACCCCAGTGGGACACACCACCACAGGACGGGGTCTCATTTGGTGGAGACATGGTGGATGGGGGCCCACAGCAACAGCGGATGGAAGAGAGCCGTCTAGATACGCCACCTCCGAGCCCAAACAAGTATCCAGCACCACCTGTCCAACCCGGTTGTGGCAGCCAAAGTG TCCAGCCTCCTCCAGCAGCCTCGTCCAACTGCAGCCGGTCGTCAGCGGGCACCACTGATCCAGAGGAGGCCTCGCGGATGCTGGCAGAGAAGCGCAGACAGGCCcgggagcagagggaggagaagaggagggagcagTTTGAGAG gcaggcaCTGGAGGAGTTGGCACGTAGGCAGGCAGAGGAGAACGCACGCCTACAGGCTGAAGCCCACCTGCgattggaggaggagagaaagagggaggaggaggagcagaaacagatggaggagaagaaacggagggaggaggagcagaaacAGATTGAGGAGGAAAATGCCCGCAGGCTACAGAGACAA agggaggaggaggaggcccgtcagaaggagatggagatgaagcGGCAACGAGACCAGCATTTCCAAAAGGAAGAGGAAGCGCGCCAGGAGAGGAAAAAG CGTCTGGAGGAGATCATGAAGAGAACAAGGAAAGCCGACTCTTCTGAGAGG AAACCTGCACCTGCCAGCACCGCTGTGATAGAACCGCAGCCTAAAGAGAACACGGAACCCATGGGGAACCACAGAGAGGACGTGATCCTGCTGTCTGGCCCGAGCCAGCCCAACAAACTGGACTTGGATCCCAGAGAGGACGTGGTTCCGTCGGTGACCTTCAAAGAGCGACGTTCCCTGCGCACCCTCACAGGGTTGGACCACATACAGTCTCAGCAGAGAGCTG AGGTCATCTGA
- the LOC134067601 gene encoding ensconsin-like isoform X2 yields MPASCASLPATMKRSVCSPDLSLIKDEKEEGIAEKDKKRRGSGVDSKPKPARKRVEPPQPQIQNKARDAAEHAQKVDERLRLARERREQQQKQLASREQGWLAREERAKRHYEKHLEERRRKLEEQRVKEERRRMAVEEKRRQRLNEERERYEQVVKRTMEKSQKAKQRLSQLSRRAKLNANKAPRCRPLTEWEKDLVRRLQTPTIAQLARSRSVGASEADAVLHCCRRSASCHQVRSSSAHKVESSDASTLRKTPAIKPHNVTHRKSTKPEQCKQKSVSPVQKRNSPKTPKTPKTQIQAVSSVRPSPPPDPPPDRPVIRAVSRRPAPQLEGLLPPLPEEEPDPGPQWDTPPQDGVSFGGDMVDGGPQQQRMEESRLDTPPVQPGCGSQSVQPPPAASSNCSRSSAGTTDPEEASRMLAEKRRQAREQREEKRREQFERQALEELARRQAEENARLQAEAHLRLEEERKREEEEQKQMEEKKRREEEQKQIEEENARRLQRQREEEEARQKEMEMKRQRDQHFQKEEEARQERKKRLEEIMKRTRKADSSERKPAPASTAVIEPQPKENTEPMGNHREDVILLSGPSQPNKLDLDPREDVVPSVTFKERRSLRTLTGLDHIQSQQRAEVI; encoded by the exons ATGCCAGCGTCCTGTGCCAGCCTGCCAGCAACCATGAAGCGGAGCGTTTGTTCCCCCGATCTCTCCCTCATCAAGGatgagaaagaagaggggattGCCGAAAAAgacaagaagaggagag GATCTGGGGTGGATTCAAAGCCAAAACCAGCGAGAAAAAGAGTTgaaccaccacaaccacaaatTCAGAACAAGGCCAGAGATGCAGCAG AACATGCTCAGAAGGTCGATGAGAGACTGCGTCTGGCTCGAGAGCGCAGGGAGCAACAGCAGAAGCAGCTTG CCTCACGGGAGCAGGGGTGGCTGGCCAGGGAGGAGCGTGCCAAACGCCACTATGAGAAGCACCTGGAGGAGCGCCGGCGGAAGCTGGAGGAGCAGCgggtgaaggaggagaggaggaggatggctgtagaggagaagaggaggcagaggcTCAATGAGGAGAGG GAGCGCTACGAACAGGTGGTGAAGAGGACCATGGAGAAGAGCCAAAAGGCTAAGCAAAGACTCAGCCAGCTCTCCAGACGGGCAAAGCTCAATGCCAACAAGG CTCCCCGCTGTCGGCCTCTGACTGAGTGGGAAAAGGACCTGGTCAGGCGGCTGCAGACCCCCACCATTGCCCAGCTGGCGCGCAGCAGGAGTGTGGGCGCGTCAGAAGCAGACGCAG TTCTTCATTGTTGTCGTCGTTCAGCCTCATGTCACCAGGTGCGCTCCAGCTCTGCTCATAAGGTGGAGTCATCTGACGCCAGCACCCTCCGCAAAACACCAGCAATTAAACCCCATAACGTTACACATCGTAAAAGCACAAAGCCAGAACAG TGCAAACAGAAATCAGTGAGCCCGGTTCAGAAGAGAAATTCCCCGAAGACTCCGAAGACTCCGAAGACTCAGATTCAGGCTGTCTCATCAGTGAGACCGAGTCCACCCCCAGATCCCCCACCTGACAG GCCTGTTATCCGTGCGGTGAGCAGACGCCCTGCTCCACAGCTGGAGGGGCTTCTTCCACCTCTCCCAGAGGAGGAGCCAGACCCTGGACCCCAGTGGGACACACCACCACAGGACGGGGTCTCATTTGGTGGAGACATGGTGGATGGGGGCCCACAGCAACAGCGGATGGAAGAGAGCCGTCTAGATACGCCAC CTGTCCAACCCGGTTGTGGCAGCCAAAGTG TCCAGCCTCCTCCAGCAGCCTCGTCCAACTGCAGCCGGTCGTCAGCGGGCACCACTGATCCAGAGGAGGCCTCGCGGATGCTGGCAGAGAAGCGCAGACAGGCCcgggagcagagggaggagaagaggagggagcagTTTGAGAG gcaggcaCTGGAGGAGTTGGCACGTAGGCAGGCAGAGGAGAACGCACGCCTACAGGCTGAAGCCCACCTGCgattggaggaggagagaaagagggaggaggaggagcagaaacagatggaggagaagaaacggagggaggaggagcagaaacAGATTGAGGAGGAAAATGCCCGCAGGCTACAGAGACAA agggaggaggaggaggcccgtcagaaggagatggagatgaagcGGCAACGAGACCAGCATTTCCAAAAGGAAGAGGAAGCGCGCCAGGAGAGGAAAAAG CGTCTGGAGGAGATCATGAAGAGAACAAGGAAAGCCGACTCTTCTGAGAGG AAACCTGCACCTGCCAGCACCGCTGTGATAGAACCGCAGCCTAAAGAGAACACGGAACCCATGGGGAACCACAGAGAGGACGTGATCCTGCTGTCTGGCCCGAGCCAGCCCAACAAACTGGACTTGGATCCCAGAGAGGACGTGGTTCCGTCGGTGACCTTCAAAGAGCGACGTTCCCTGCGCACCCTCACAGGGTTGGACCACATACAGTCTCAGCAGAGAGCTG AGGTCATCTGA
- the LOC134067601 gene encoding ensconsin-like isoform X3, translating into MPASCASLPATMKRSVCSPDLSLIKDEKEEGIAEKDKKRRGSGVDSKPKPARKRVEPPQPQIQNKARDAAEHAQKVDERLRLARERREQQQKQLASREQGWLAREERAKRHYEKHLEERRRKLEEQRVKEERRRMAVEEKRRQRLNEERERYEQVVKRTMEKSQKAKQRLSQLSRRAKLNANKASCHQVRSSSAHKVESSDASTLRKTPAIKPHNVTHRKSTKPEQCKQKSVSPVQKRNSPKTPKTPKTQIQAVSSVRPSPPPDPPPDRPVIRAVSRRPAPQLEGLLPPLPEEEPDPGPQWDTPPQDGVSFGGDMVDGGPQQQRMEESRLDTPPPSPNKYPAPPVQPGCGSQSVQPPPAASSNCSRSSAGTTDPEEASRMLAEKRRQAREQREEKRREQFERQALEELARRQAEENARLQAEAHLRLEEERKREEEEQKQMEEKKRREEEQKQIEEENARRLQRQREEEEARQKEMEMKRQRDQHFQKEEEARQERKKRLEEIMKRTRKADSSERKPAPASTAVIEPQPKENTEPMGNHREDVILLSGPSQPNKLDLDPREDVVPSVTFKERRSLRTLTGLDHIQSQQRAEVI; encoded by the exons ATGCCAGCGTCCTGTGCCAGCCTGCCAGCAACCATGAAGCGGAGCGTTTGTTCCCCCGATCTCTCCCTCATCAAGGatgagaaagaagaggggattGCCGAAAAAgacaagaagaggagag GATCTGGGGTGGATTCAAAGCCAAAACCAGCGAGAAAAAGAGTTgaaccaccacaaccacaaatTCAGAACAAGGCCAGAGATGCAGCAG AACATGCTCAGAAGGTCGATGAGAGACTGCGTCTGGCTCGAGAGCGCAGGGAGCAACAGCAGAAGCAGCTTG CCTCACGGGAGCAGGGGTGGCTGGCCAGGGAGGAGCGTGCCAAACGCCACTATGAGAAGCACCTGGAGGAGCGCCGGCGGAAGCTGGAGGAGCAGCgggtgaaggaggagaggaggaggatggctgtagaggagaagaggaggcagaggcTCAATGAGGAGAGG GAGCGCTACGAACAGGTGGTGAAGAGGACCATGGAGAAGAGCCAAAAGGCTAAGCAAAGACTCAGCCAGCTCTCCAGACGGGCAAAGCTCAATGCCAACAAGG CCTCATGTCACCAGGTGCGCTCCAGCTCTGCTCATAAGGTGGAGTCATCTGACGCCAGCACCCTCCGCAAAACACCAGCAATTAAACCCCATAACGTTACACATCGTAAAAGCACAAAGCCAGAACAG TGCAAACAGAAATCAGTGAGCCCGGTTCAGAAGAGAAATTCCCCGAAGACTCCGAAGACTCCGAAGACTCAGATTCAGGCTGTCTCATCAGTGAGACCGAGTCCACCCCCAGATCCCCCACCTGACAG GCCTGTTATCCGTGCGGTGAGCAGACGCCCTGCTCCACAGCTGGAGGGGCTTCTTCCACCTCTCCCAGAGGAGGAGCCAGACCCTGGACCCCAGTGGGACACACCACCACAGGACGGGGTCTCATTTGGTGGAGACATGGTGGATGGGGGCCCACAGCAACAGCGGATGGAAGAGAGCCGTCTAGATACGCCACCTCCGAGCCCAAACAAGTATCCAGCACCACCTGTCCAACCCGGTTGTGGCAGCCAAAGTG TCCAGCCTCCTCCAGCAGCCTCGTCCAACTGCAGCCGGTCGTCAGCGGGCACCACTGATCCAGAGGAGGCCTCGCGGATGCTGGCAGAGAAGCGCAGACAGGCCcgggagcagagggaggagaagaggagggagcagTTTGAGAG gcaggcaCTGGAGGAGTTGGCACGTAGGCAGGCAGAGGAGAACGCACGCCTACAGGCTGAAGCCCACCTGCgattggaggaggagagaaagagggaggaggaggagcagaaacagatggaggagaagaaacggagggaggaggagcagaaacAGATTGAGGAGGAAAATGCCCGCAGGCTACAGAGACAA agggaggaggaggaggcccgtcagaaggagatggagatgaagcGGCAACGAGACCAGCATTTCCAAAAGGAAGAGGAAGCGCGCCAGGAGAGGAAAAAG CGTCTGGAGGAGATCATGAAGAGAACAAGGAAAGCCGACTCTTCTGAGAGG AAACCTGCACCTGCCAGCACCGCTGTGATAGAACCGCAGCCTAAAGAGAACACGGAACCCATGGGGAACCACAGAGAGGACGTGATCCTGCTGTCTGGCCCGAGCCAGCCCAACAAACTGGACTTGGATCCCAGAGAGGACGTGGTTCCGTCGGTGACCTTCAAAGAGCGACGTTCCCTGCGCACCCTCACAGGGTTGGACCACATACAGTCTCAGCAGAGAGCTG AGGTCATCTGA